A window of Panicum virgatum strain AP13 chromosome 8K, P.virgatum_v5, whole genome shotgun sequence contains these coding sequences:
- the LOC120644830 gene encoding G-type lectin S-receptor-like serine/threonine-protein kinase B120 isoform X2 gives MADPVATVVEKIVKIGLKIKEAVNRVRHNEEDCREITRRVLRFSAILSQLQQTGTVADSPALAGALEDLEETLQRALELVTACQERTTTRRLVAAGDLSKQLRRVQDDILNKVMLASFAINAHTTILLLTIQAGGQPPPRQQQADAGLTGVSNDIHSTEDARSDLNGEENIVPTGNDAPFAPLEALKNFSLFELKDAINGGNIIGEGAFCMVYKGVLMDGNVVAIKMFKEPRPLGWEHMLAHGQLVLASKLRHQNIVKVLGYGHEVETQKSSVIMRLLKHKNRPAKGRGYFWVEEYVPNGTLYSKIHESLLDWHSVSRILEQVAQGIHYLQEQHIVQRDLKPRNILLDSDMNPKITDFDLSMVLNDDEISENNRIAGTWLGRLGKQE, from the exons ATGGCAGATCCGGTGGCCACCGTGGTGGAGAAGATCGTCAAAATCGGGCTCAAGATCAAGGAGGCCGTGAACAGGGTTCGCCACAACGAGGAGGATTGCCGCGAGATCACGAGGCGCGTGCTGAGGTTCAGCGCCATCCTGTCGCAGCTGCAGCAGACGGGGACGGTGGCCGACAGCCCGGCGCTGGCCGGTGCGCTGGAGGACCTGGAGGAGACCCTGCAGCGTGCCCTCGAGCTCGTCACGGCCTGCCAGGAGAGGACCACCACCCGCCGCCTCGTCGCGGCGGGTGACCTGTCGAAGCAGCTGCGCCGGGTACAGGATGACATCTTGAACAAAGTGATGCTGGCGTCCTTCGCCATCAACGCCCACACCACCATCTTGTTGCTTACTATTCAGGCTGGTGGTCAGCCTCCGCCCCGGCAGCAGCAAGCG GATGCAGGACTGACGGGTGTATCGAATGACATTCATTCAACTGAAGATGCTAG GTCTGATTTGAACGGTGAGGAAAACATTGTACCAACAGGAAACGATGCCCCCTTTGCTCCTTTAGAAG CCTTAAAAAACTTCAGTTTATTTGAGTTAAAGGATGCTATAAATGGCGGAAACATCATTGGAGAAGGTGCATTCTGTATg GTCTACAAG GGTGTATTAATGGATGGGAATGTGGTCGCTATCAAGATGTTTAAAGAACCACGCCCATTAGGCTGGGAGCATATGCTTGCACATGGTCAACTTGTCCTAGCTTCAAAGCTTCGACACCAAAACATAGTTAAAGTTCTAGGATATGGCCATGAAGTTGAAACACAAAAATCTTCAGTGATAATGCGGCTGTTGAAACACAAAAATCGTCCAGCTAAAGGAAGAGGCTATTTCTGGGTTGAAGAATATGTGCCGAATGGAACCTTGTACTCGAAAATCCATG AGTCCTTGCTTGATTGGCATTCCGTCTCCCGGATACTTGAGCAGGTAGCCCAGGGCATACATTACCTTCAGGAACAGCACATTGTCCAAAGGGATCTGAAACCAAGAAACATCCTCTTGGATTCTGATATGAATCCTAAGATTACTGATTTTGACTTATCTATGGTGTTGAATGATGATGAGATCAGTGAGAATAATCGCATAGCAGGCACTTG GCTTGGGAGGCTTGGGAAGCAGGAGTAA
- the LOC120644830 gene encoding cysteine-rich receptor-like protein kinase 11 isoform X1, producing MADPVATVVEKIVKIGLKIKEAVNRVRHNEEDCREITRRVLRFSAILSQLQQTGTVADSPALAGALEDLEETLQRALELVTACQERTTTRRLVAAGDLSKQLRRVQDDILNKVMLASFAINAHTTILLLTIQAGGQPPPRQQQADAGLTGVSNDIHSTEDARSDLNGEENIVPTGNDAPFAPLEALKNFSLFELKDAINGGNIIGEGAFCMVYKGVLMDGNVVAIKMFKEPRPLGWEHMLAHGQLVLASKLRHQNIVKVLGYGHEVETQKSSVIMRLLKHKNRPAKGRGYFWVEEYVPNGTLYSKIHESLLDWHSVSRILEQVAQGIHYLQEQHIVQRDLKPRNILLDSDMNPKITDFDLSMVLNDDEISENNRIAGTCGYMAPEYAMHGIVSMKNDVFAFGVIGGPKRRPEGG from the exons ATGGCAGATCCGGTGGCCACCGTGGTGGAGAAGATCGTCAAAATCGGGCTCAAGATCAAGGAGGCCGTGAACAGGGTTCGCCACAACGAGGAGGATTGCCGCGAGATCACGAGGCGCGTGCTGAGGTTCAGCGCCATCCTGTCGCAGCTGCAGCAGACGGGGACGGTGGCCGACAGCCCGGCGCTGGCCGGTGCGCTGGAGGACCTGGAGGAGACCCTGCAGCGTGCCCTCGAGCTCGTCACGGCCTGCCAGGAGAGGACCACCACCCGCCGCCTCGTCGCGGCGGGTGACCTGTCGAAGCAGCTGCGCCGGGTACAGGATGACATCTTGAACAAAGTGATGCTGGCGTCCTTCGCCATCAACGCCCACACCACCATCTTGTTGCTTACTATTCAGGCTGGTGGTCAGCCTCCGCCCCGGCAGCAGCAAGCG GATGCAGGACTGACGGGTGTATCGAATGACATTCATTCAACTGAAGATGCTAG GTCTGATTTGAACGGTGAGGAAAACATTGTACCAACAGGAAACGATGCCCCCTTTGCTCCTTTAGAAG CCTTAAAAAACTTCAGTTTATTTGAGTTAAAGGATGCTATAAATGGCGGAAACATCATTGGAGAAGGTGCATTCTGTATg GTCTACAAG GGTGTATTAATGGATGGGAATGTGGTCGCTATCAAGATGTTTAAAGAACCACGCCCATTAGGCTGGGAGCATATGCTTGCACATGGTCAACTTGTCCTAGCTTCAAAGCTTCGACACCAAAACATAGTTAAAGTTCTAGGATATGGCCATGAAGTTGAAACACAAAAATCTTCAGTGATAATGCGGCTGTTGAAACACAAAAATCGTCCAGCTAAAGGAAGAGGCTATTTCTGGGTTGAAGAATATGTGCCGAATGGAACCTTGTACTCGAAAATCCATG AGTCCTTGCTTGATTGGCATTCCGTCTCCCGGATACTTGAGCAGGTAGCCCAGGGCATACATTACCTTCAGGAACAGCACATTGTCCAAAGGGATCTGAAACCAAGAAACATCCTCTTGGATTCTGATATGAATCCTAAGATTACTGATTTTGACTTATCTATGGTGTTGAATGATGATGAGATCAGTGAGAATAATCGCATAGCAGGCACTTG TGGATATATGGCTCCAGAATACGCTATGCATGGTATTGTGTCAATGAAGAACGATGTATTTGCTTTTGGCGTCATTgggggaccgaaaaggcgaccagagggggggtga